The sequence CCGTGCGGATCATGCGTGATGTTTCGGGCGCGCCATGAACGATAAACCATGGATCGACGGCGATGCAGTGTCCGCCAACGCCCGGGCCCGGCTGCAAGATATTCACACGCGGATGGCGATTGGCCAGCTTGATAACTTCCCAGACATCGAGGCCGGTTTCATCGGCGATCATCGACAGCTCATTGGCAAAAGCAATGTTGGTGTCACGGTAGGCATTTTCGACCAGCTTGGTCATTTCGGCACTGCGGGCATCGGTCACAACACAAGTTCCGCGTACGAAACGCTTGTAGAATGCCAGTGCCTTGCGGGCGCAGCGCGGGGTGATTCCGCCGATCGAGCGATCATTGTTGGTCAGTTCTTCGATAATATGGCCCGGCAGCACACGCTCGGGGCAATAGGCAATCGAAACATCAGGCGTTTCGCCTGCAATGCCCGGCATCTTAAGGTCAGGGCGAAGACCAGCGATCAAATCGCGCATCTTCTCGGTCGTGCCGACAGGAGACGTAGACTCAAGGATAATCGTATCGCCCGCCTTCAGAACACCGGCAACTTCGGTCGCAGCGCTGAGGACGTAGGAATCGTCCGGCGTGTGATTACCGTCCTTCTCAAACGGCGTCGGCACAGCGATGACGAACACGTCTGCAGGGCGAACCTGTGTGGTCGCCGTAAGCAATCCGCGTTTGACGGCAGCATGAACCAGCCCGTCCAGATCCGCCTCTTCAATATGGATTTCCCCGCGGTTGATCGTATCGACCACGCTTTGCGTCACGTCGACGCCGTGCACACGCACACCGGCGCGGGCGATAACGGCAGCTGTTGGCAGGCCAATATAGCCGAGGCCAACAACACAGGTTTCAATAGATGCTTCGCCGCGCATGGCAGACCTTCTTTCGCGTAAGTTTCGCGAACGGTCTTGGCAGGGAGCGGTAAATATAGCGGTAACGATAGGCGGTAATTCGGCAGCTAAATGCCAAAATCAGCTGGAAGCGAGCAAATCCGCGATCCGCGCCGAAGAATTTCCATCGCCAAACGGGTTATGAGCGCGCGCCATTGCCGAATAGGCAGCCTCATCATCGAGCAGTCGATTGGCCTCTGCAACAATCACATCAGCATCTGTTCCGACGAGTTTTGCCGTGCCCGCTTCAATGCCTTCAGGGCGCTCGGTCGTCTCGCGCATCACCAACACTGGCTTGCCAAGCGCAGGCGCTTCTTCCTGCACGCCGCCGCTATCGGTTAGCATCAGAGTACAAATATCGAGCAGCCGGGCAAAATGCGGGTAATCGAGCGGTTCGATCAACGCGACATTGTTCAAGCCTTCGAGCGCACCATTCATTACGGCCCGCACATTCGGATTGGGGTGCACGGGGAAGACCAGCGCAATATCGTCGCGCGCGGCGAGGCGGCGAACAGCATCCGCGATAGCTTCAAGCCCGCCGCCGAAATTCTCACGCCGGTGGCTCGTCACGCCGACAATGCGCTTACCTGCGAAGCGCGCCTCGATATCCGCAAGACCGGTTGCTAGCGAAGGCTCGTCGCCAATACGTTTGGTCACCCATTGCAACGCGTCAATGATCGTATTGCCGGTCACATGCACGGTTGCGGGATCAACATTCTCGCGGGTGAGTGCAGCGGCAGAGGTTTCGGTTGGCGCACAATGCAGCCTAGCAATCGTGCCAATGACCTTGCGGTTCACTTCCTCAGGCCACGGATGGTAGATATTGCCGCTGCGCAAGCCTGCCTCGACATGGCAGACCGGGATTTGGCGGTAATAGGCCGCCAATGCGCCCGACATGGCAGTGGCAGTGTCGCCTTGCACGACCACCCAATCAGGTTTTTCCTCGTCCATTACCTTGCCAAGACCGGTAAGCAGCGCGGCGGTAAGGCCATCGAGCGTCTGATCTGGGCGCATCAGGTTGAGATCGTGATCGGGCACGACACCCGCAATCTGCAGAACCTGGTCGAGAATATCGCGGTGCTGCGCCGAAACGCAGATGCGCGAAACAAACCTCTCATCAGCGTCCAGCGCATGCGCCAGCGGGAATAGTTTGATGGCTTCGGGACGGGTCCCGAAAATGGTGAGGATCTTTCGCGCGGTCATGCAATGCCCCTTAGCAGAGGCTGGTTAAGACTGCGTTTGCTTTAATCAGCCTTCCGGCGCGTTTTCGTCCGTATCGGCGGCTGGCTCAGCGGCTGGCACGATGGCCGGCGACGTTTCGGCTTCTTCGCCCGGCAGAGTGCCTGCACGTTCGTGTTCCAGCCGTTCCATATATTGGCGTTCGAGCGATTCGACGCGGCGCTGTGTTTCTGCAGCTTCCTCATCGATGGTTTCAAGGCGCTCAGCGCGCGCTTCTTCGATAAGCCGGCCGAAGCGGACGCTGTCTGCAGTCGCCTTTTCGCCGTAAGCCTGCTGGATCATCGCCTGGGTGCAACCAGTTTCGCCGCCTGAACCAACGGGTGAGCATGACATGATACCAGTGGCAGTCAGCATCTCAAATGCCTGAACCCGCTCGGCCCATGGCTTGTTCGCCGGATCGCTGCTTTGGCGCAAATTGGACGGAATGCGGTACTGATCTTCCATCCGCACGCAAATGGTCACCATAGTGTCAGTCGATTGCGGGCATTCCTGCTCGCCATAAACGACCAGCTGATTGACCGAATAATCTTCATCCTGAGCATATGCGACCGAAGGGGCGGCAATGGCGGACGCTGCAAGGATAGCGGCAGAAATCGAACGATACATATTGGGCCTCTTGGTCAAACTGGTGTTTGTTTGGCGCTTCTGGCGCTGAATATAGACTGAAGCACTGACGGCGATCAAATTTGTTCAGAAACCTTGATCGCGGCGCGGCACCCGGCGCGGATAAGCCCCGACAGCAGCGGATAGGCAGGTGCCTGTTCTGCTCCAGCAGCGATTGCCGCCGCGTGGTGCTCGCGCTCATCTTCGCGGAATTCGGCAATCATGCCGGCCAGCTCTGGATCTTCATTGGTGGCTTCAAGCTCGTCCAGCTGGGCTGAATAATGCAAATCAATTTCTGTCTCGACCGCAGCAGTACAGGCCATCGCGGCCTTTGGACCGATCAGCGCCGTCGCCGCGCCGAGCGCATAGCCAGCCGCAGACCAGAATGGCTGCAAGGCAGTTGGGCGAACGCCGCGCCGCGCCATCAGCGCATCGAATTTTTCACGGTGGACGGCCTCTTGTGCGGCCATCCCTTCGATTTCCTGTGAGTTGGGTCCGCGCGTGCCCATTACCGCCAGTTGGCCGGCGTAAATCCGCGTCGCACCAAATTCGCCAGCCTGATCCACACGGATCATCCGGTCGATAGCGGCTTTTCGGTCTGGCCGGTTCTGGTCAGTCATTTGCTTTTCCCAAGGAGGATAAAGATGGCAATCGCGGTTCCAGTGGAGACGATAAAGTTCCACCCTGCCAATGAAACGCCCAACAGGTCCCATGGTGCCCGGTCGCAGCGTACTAGAGGCGCATTTATAACCGCATCAAGTGCATTTGCGCCCTCCGGCACGGTAGTTGTGCAACCGGTAATGCCTTCCCACCAGCCATATTCAACGCCAGCGTGGAAACCTCCGATGAGGCCCGAAACCAAGATACCGATTGCAGCGAGCGCGATCCACATCCGCTTCGGCGCGGCGATCATGCCTAGCGCTGCGAATATCACCGCAGCAAAATGCGGCCAGCGCTGCCACCAGCACATTTCGCAAGGGTAAAGCCCGAAACCATATTGCGAAATATAGGCTCCGGCGAGCAGCAGCACAGGCACGACCAGTGCAAGGCGCTTTGCCAGCTTCAGCGAGGAATTGTCAGGCACTCTGATTGTGAGCCTTGATTACTTAGCAGCGGCGACAGCAGCGCTGCCGGTGCGGCGTAGGGTCTTCAGCGCATAATGCAGCTGGAAGTCCTCAATGCCCTGCTCCTTCAGCTCTTCGGAAGTCTGGGTGAAGCGCGGATCATCCGCCTTATCCTTCTCCAGCTCCTTGTCCTCAATGCCCAGTTCGTTGACGAGGTGGCCACGAAGATCGCTTTCGCGCATCGCATATTTCGCGCGCTTGGCGGCATCAGGATCGGAAAGCTGCGGAACCTTGATATCAGGGCTGATGCCGCCTTCCTGTACTGACCGGCCCGACGGCGTGAAGTAGCGCGCGGTTGTCAGCTTCAAGGCACTATCGCGCGAGATTGGAAGCAGCGTCTGAACGCTGCCCTTACCAAAGCTACGCTCGCCCATGACCAGCGCCCGGCGCTGATCCTGCAAGGCGCCTGCGACAATCTCAGATGCGGAGGCGGAGCCTGCGTCGATCAGCACGATGATTGGTGTGCCCTCGGCAATATCGCCACGGAACATCGATTCGGCTTCGTAATAGATGTTCTCGCTCTTCACGCGCCCGCGCTGCGACACGATGCGCCCCTTATCGAGGAACAGGTCAGACAGAGCGACCGCTTCGTCGAGCGAACCGCCCGGATTGCGGCGCAAGTCGAGAACTAAGCCGTTCATGCGGCCCGCCGCTTCACGCTTGAGATCCGTCCATGCCTCATAGACATCACGGCCAACGTCGCGTGAGAACTCATTCACAGCGATCACACCGATGTTACCACTCGCAAGTTCATGCGTAACCGGCTCCAGTTCAATCACACCGCGTGTCACAGACACATCGAATGGCTCATCACGGCCAGGGCGGAAGACGGTCAGGCGAATGCTTGTCCCAGCCTGCCCACGCATTTCCTTCACTGCATCATCCAGATCGCCGCCATAAATCAAGCGTCCGTCGAGATGCGTAATGTAATCACCGGCCTTGATCCCGGCCTTATCCGCTGGGCTGCCGCGAAATGGCGAAATGATCTTTACGGCGCCGTCATCCATAATGACTGACAGGCCGAGGCCCGAGTAATTGCCGTCGATCATTGTTTCCATTTTCTGGAGATCAGAACCGTCGAGGAATGACGAATGCGGATCGAGCGATGCCAGCATCCCGTCGATCGCGCCGCGAATCAGCTTTTCATCATCCACCGGCTCAACATAGCTTGCCTTAACCCGCTGGTATGTCGCGAATAGTTTGGCAAATTCAGGTCCGGCGCGGCCATCGACCTGTGCGAAACCAGCCGTAGTGGCGGGAATGAGCGCAACGGCTGTAACCAAAGCAGCAGAACGTGCGAGAGCAGCAAATTTCATGAGCGTACGGACCTTTTCTATCGTCAGCAGCATATATGCACGAACTGCTTAACGCTAGCTGAGTCGTAAAACCGCACCGAAGCGGGCCAGTTGGCGAGCAAATCGGCCCGACCGAACACATCGCCTCTGGCCTAATAGTTCGATAGTGGCGCAGCGACGAATAGTCGCTATTAGGCAACCTAAATGGCTAATCGGCAATACCGGCGGGCAGTCAGAGTTTATAGCGGGTGGGCATAATTTCCCGTCCGCTGAAGGATTGAACCACAATGAATTCGGCGAATATGCGCGTCACAATCATCGGGCTGGGCTATGTCGGGTTACCGCTGGCTGTAGTGATGGCACAGAAATTCCAGACAACGGGGTTCGATGTCGATCAAAGCCGGATCGCGGAATTGCGGGGTGGTCATGACCGTACAGACGAGATTTCTAGCGATAGGCTAGCAGAAAGTACGCTGCTGCTGACCGGCAACGAAGCGGATTGTCTGCCGTCCGATTTCTATATCGTGACTGTCCCGACACCGATTGACGATGACAAACGTCCAGACCTTTCGATTGTCGAATCTGCTTCGCGCACCGTCGGTAAAATGCTTGTAAGCGCCGTTGCCGAGGGCCGCACACCGACCGTGATCTATGAAAGCACCGTCTATCCCGGTGTCACAGAAGAAATTTGTGGTCCGATATTGGAGCAAATCAGCGGCCTAACCTGCGGCAAAGACTTCTTCCTCGCCTACAGTCCAGAGCGCATAAATCCCGGCGACCGCGAACATACTATCGACAAGATCACCAAAGTTGTTTCCGGGCAAACGCCCGCCGTTCTTGAAGACGTTGCGAATCTCTACGACGCGATCACCAGTGGCGGGGTTTTCCGCGCGGCTTCGATCCGTGCGGCGGAAGCTGCGAAGGTCATCGAGAATGCCCAGCGCGACATCAACATCGCCTTTATGAACGAGATTGCGCAGATCTTTGGCCGGATGGATCTGTCCACTTGGGACGTGCTGGAAGCCGCCCGGACAAAGTGGAATTTCCTGCCTTTTTCTCCCGGCTTGGTCGGCGGACATTGTATCGGTGTGGACCCCTATTACCTCGCGCATCGCGCAGAAGAACTTGGTCACGACCCCAAGGTGATTTTGGCGGGCCGCGATGTGAATGACGCGATGGCTGACTGGGTTGCTGACAGGCTCTACAAGGCATGCGGCGAACAGAGCGGAACCGCTCTAGTTCTCGGCTTGACGTTCAAAGAAAACGTCCCTGACTTGCGCAATAGCAAGGTGGCGGACCTTATCACTGGCCTCAAAGATCGCGGCTATGATGTTACACCTCACGATGCCTACGCTGATCCTGCCGAGGCACTGCGGGAATATGACCTAAGCCTGAATGCCAACGCCCTTAAGCGCAGCTATGATCTAGTCGTTCTGGCTGTGCCGCATAAGGCCTATCTCGATTTGGGCGCTGCCGAATTGCGCGCCCTAACCAATTCGGGCGGCATTCTCGCCGATCTCAAGGGAGCGCTGGGCGGCGCTGCCGATTGGACATTATAAGGAACTGCAATGCGCGTACTCATTACCGGTGCCGCCGGATTTATCGGTTCAACCCTCGCTCACCGGCTCGCAGCGCGCGGGACGGAAGTTGTCGGAATTGACAATCTCAACGATTATTACCCCGTGGCCCTCAAGCAAGACCGCCTGAAGCGCCTGCAAAGTGAATGCGGCGACAAATTCACTTTTCACAAAGTCGACTTTTCGGACATGGGTGCTCTCAATTCAGTGCTTGCAGATGAGAAATTCGACCGGATTGTCCATCTGGGAGCGCAGGCCGGTGTGCGCTACTCAATCGAAAACCCACATGCCTATGTTCAGGCCAACCTTGTCGGGCACCTTAATATGCTGGAGGTAGCCCGCAACCGCGAGGTTGAGCATATGGTCTACGCCAGTTCGTCATCAGTCTATGGCGGCAATACGAAATTGCCTTTCTCCGTCGACGACCGGGTGGACCATCCGTTGTCGCTCTATGCGGCCACGAAAAAGGCCGACGAGCTGATGAGCGAGACCTACGCCAATCTGTATCGTTTGCCGCTGACAGGACTGCGCTTCTTTACCGTTTACGGTCCGTGGGGCCGCCCTGACATGATGATGTGGATCTTCACCAAGAAGATCCTCGAGGGCGAGACAATCCCTGTGTTCAACGGCGGCAATATGTACCGCGACTTCACCTATGTGGAAGATATCGTGTCGGGCGTGGTCGCCTGTCTCGACAATCCGCCGTCCGACGACGCGAAGCCAAAGGCCGGCGGTAGCATACAACCTCACGCGCTCTACAACATCGGCAATCATCGCTCCGAACATTTGATGAAAGTCATCGAAATTCTCGAAGCAGAGTGCGGCAAGAAAGCAGTAATGGAAATGCTGCCGATGCAAGACGGAGATGTCGAAAAGACCTACGCCGACATCGACGCAATCCAATCAGATCTGGGATATCAGCCAACCACGCCAATCGAAGTGGGAGTGCCCGCCTTCGTTGCTTGGTACAAAGAATATAACGGGCTCTGAGCTGATGGCCTCAGCTACCGTGTAAATTCCAATGGATTGACTGGCGTTCCATCGCGCCGCAGTTCGAGGATCACCTCGGGCCGGCCCGGCTCGGCCACGCCCAATGGAGCGCCTGCAACAAGCTCCTCACCGACGGAAACATCAGTTCGGGCAAGACCGGTCACCAGGCTAGTCCAGACGCCATTATGTTCGATAATCACGATCCGGCCATAGCCTCGATAGGTTCCCGCAAAGGCTACGCGCCCTGCTGCTGGCGCAACAACTTGCGCGCCGGCCACTGGAGCAAGAGTGACGCCTTTTGCTGTCACACCGCCTTCAACCGGTGAGCCAAAGCCCACCAATGTGCGGCCTGCAACTGGCAGCTGATAGGGTGACGGAGCACCTGCCCTGGCGGTTTGGGAGGGCGAGGGCTCGGGTGTCACTACAGCGGCAGTTTCAGGCCGCGAGGGCCTCAGAACGGGCCCCGAAAGCTGTGCCAATTCTTCGCGTAACTCTCCTGCCTTATCGAGTTGACCGACCAGCCC comes from Altererythrobacter sp. ZODW24 and encodes:
- a CDS encoding disulfide bond formation protein B, whose product is MPDNSSLKLAKRLALVVPVLLLAGAYISQYGFGLYPCEMCWWQRWPHFAAVIFAALGMIAAPKRMWIALAAIGILVSGLIGGFHAGVEYGWWEGITGCTTTVPEGANALDAVINAPLVRCDRAPWDLLGVSLAGWNFIVSTGTAIAIFILLGKSK
- a CDS encoding S41 family peptidase, yielding MKFAALARSAALVTAVALIPATTAGFAQVDGRAGPEFAKLFATYQRVKASYVEPVDDEKLIRGAIDGMLASLDPHSSFLDGSDLQKMETMIDGNYSGLGLSVIMDDGAVKIISPFRGSPADKAGIKAGDYITHLDGRLIYGGDLDDAVKEMRGQAGTSIRLTVFRPGRDEPFDVSVTRGVIELEPVTHELASGNIGVIAVNEFSRDVGRDVYEAWTDLKREAAGRMNGLVLDLRRNPGGSLDEAVALSDLFLDKGRIVSQRGRVKSENIYYEAESMFRGDIAEGTPIIVLIDAGSASASEIVAGALQDQRRALVMGERSFGKGSVQTLLPISRDSALKLTTARYFTPSGRSVQEGGISPDIKVPQLSDPDAAKRAKYAMRESDLRGHLVNELGIEDKELEKDKADDPRFTQTSEELKEQGIEDFQLHYALKTLRRTGSAAVAAAK
- the wecB gene encoding UDP-N-acetylglucosamine 2-epimerase (non-hydrolyzing), coding for MTARKILTIFGTRPEAIKLFPLAHALDADERFVSRICVSAQHRDILDQVLQIAGVVPDHDLNLMRPDQTLDGLTAALLTGLGKVMDEEKPDWVVVQGDTATAMSGALAAYYRQIPVCHVEAGLRSGNIYHPWPEEVNRKVIGTIARLHCAPTETSAAALTRENVDPATVHVTGNTIIDALQWVTKRIGDEPSLATGLADIEARFAGKRIVGVTSHRRENFGGGLEAIADAVRRLAARDDIALVFPVHPNPNVRAVMNGALEGLNNVALIEPLDYPHFARLLDICTLMLTDSGGVQEEAPALGKPVLVMRETTERPEGIEAGTAKLVGTDADVIVAEANRLLDDEAAYSAMARAHNPFGDGNSSARIADLLASS
- a CDS encoding nucleotide sugar dehydrogenase, with protein sequence MNSANMRVTIIGLGYVGLPLAVVMAQKFQTTGFDVDQSRIAELRGGHDRTDEISSDRLAESTLLLTGNEADCLPSDFYIVTVPTPIDDDKRPDLSIVESASRTVGKMLVSAVAEGRTPTVIYESTVYPGVTEEICGPILEQISGLTCGKDFFLAYSPERINPGDREHTIDKITKVVSGQTPAVLEDVANLYDAITSGGVFRAASIRAAEAAKVIENAQRDINIAFMNEIAQIFGRMDLSTWDVLEAARTKWNFLPFSPGLVGGHCIGVDPYYLAHRAEELGHDPKVILAGRDVNDAMADWVADRLYKACGEQSGTALVLGLTFKENVPDLRNSKVADLITGLKDRGYDVTPHDAYADPAEALREYDLSLNANALKRSYDLVVLAVPHKAYLDLGAAELRALTNSGGILADLKGALGGAADWTL
- a CDS encoding demethoxyubiquinone hydroxylase family protein — protein: MTDQNRPDRKAAIDRMIRVDQAGEFGATRIYAGQLAVMGTRGPNSQEIEGMAAQEAVHREKFDALMARRGVRPTALQPFWSAAGYALGAATALIGPKAAMACTAAVETEIDLHYSAQLDELEATNEDPELAGMIAEFREDEREHHAAAIAAGAEQAPAYPLLSGLIRAGCRAAIKVSEQI
- a CDS encoding SDR family NAD(P)-dependent oxidoreductase, yielding MRVLITGAAGFIGSTLAHRLAARGTEVVGIDNLNDYYPVALKQDRLKRLQSECGDKFTFHKVDFSDMGALNSVLADEKFDRIVHLGAQAGVRYSIENPHAYVQANLVGHLNMLEVARNREVEHMVYASSSSVYGGNTKLPFSVDDRVDHPLSLYAATKKADELMSETYANLYRLPLTGLRFFTVYGPWGRPDMMMWIFTKKILEGETIPVFNGGNMYRDFTYVEDIVSGVVACLDNPPSDDAKPKAGGSIQPHALYNIGNHRSEHLMKVIEILEAECGKKAVMEMLPMQDGDVEKTYADIDAIQSDLGYQPTTPIEVGVPAFVAWYKEYNGL
- the wecC gene encoding UDP-N-acetyl-D-mannosamine dehydrogenase; translation: MRGEASIETCVVGLGYIGLPTAAVIARAGVRVHGVDVTQSVVDTINRGEIHIEEADLDGLVHAAVKRGLLTATTQVRPADVFVIAVPTPFEKDGNHTPDDSYVLSAATEVAGVLKAGDTIILESTSPVGTTEKMRDLIAGLRPDLKMPGIAGETPDVSIAYCPERVLPGHIIEELTNNDRSIGGITPRCARKALAFYKRFVRGTCVVTDARSAEMTKLVENAYRDTNIAFANELSMIADETGLDVWEVIKLANRHPRVNILQPGPGVGGHCIAVDPWFIVHGAPETSRMIRTAREVNDAKMHHVIARAIELVENNPGVPVACLGLAFKANIDDFRESPARFVAASLARKFGERINVVEPYAQELPREFDDTGAKLVDVDTALESCGIMIVLVDHDVFRVIPAEERSHIIAYDTRGIWPDQPVPQAGKDNLRLAG